A window from Thermoanaerobaculales bacterium encodes these proteins:
- a CDS encoding protein kinase encodes MGDLVGQSLGHYRVVAKLGAGGMGEVYRAHDELLGRDVAIKVLPEKLAQDPERLARFEREARAAAALDHPNILAVHELGVQGGRPFIVTELLEGRSFREVISAGGLTNRQVIEAAVQVAKGLATAHEHGIVHRDIKPENLFLTADGTVKILDFGLARPVGPGALQGPAAEDSTELMMTSAGAVVGTTAYMSPEQARGQPVDARSDIFSFGVVLYEMLTGLSPFRRLTAADTVSAVLGEDPPPASSTTSRVTPAFDGIVRRCLRKLPEERFQSARDLGFALEAVLETPDRSWRARSGPKTLYKPLAIIPVILAGALAFALLHTGYRALLKGGTGTPASAPPRLVVLPFSNLGDADEAYFADGMTEEITARLARVAGLRVISRTSAATYASSAATVAEIGKALDVQYVLEGSVRWTRGPEVGSSRIRITPQLIRVADDSHLWAETYDRTLDDVFKVQSEIAQAVVSSLGVTLLPPERTGIEAVHTDSADAYQAYLQGRYYEGRPHFTHDDWARGMAAYQRAVELDPRFAAAWAKLARGHARAYYLREDLSAGRLQKATAAADRALELAPDAPEVRLDLGYYWMWAQRDVERALAELDRAEQGLPNSAEVLSARAHAFVQLGRFEDAVADYRRAFELSTQDANLATNVAWILWTLRSYPEALAAANQAIELAPDAEWPYLYKGFIHWSGWGDLAAARATLESLPDPGSEWARWSWYWQEMAEGRYQAAIDRLAASSETWILTKTWARPNALLTALVHELLGEAGPARQDYEAARKALEAEVARQPEDPRFHSSLGIALAGLGQRQQAVAEGRRATELLPRSRDGFYYIPSAIDLAQIYVMVGDHERAVEQLEYLLTNPSWVSVAWLEIDPTWSALRDDPAFQELLERHRDMAD; translated from the coding sequence ATGGGCGATCTCGTCGGTCAGTCCCTGGGGCACTACCGCGTCGTCGCGAAGCTCGGCGCGGGCGGAATGGGGGAGGTGTACCGGGCGCACGACGAGCTCCTTGGCCGTGACGTGGCCATCAAGGTGCTGCCGGAGAAGCTCGCGCAGGACCCGGAGCGGCTCGCGCGCTTCGAGCGGGAGGCGCGCGCCGCCGCCGCCCTCGACCACCCCAACATCCTCGCGGTGCACGAGCTCGGTGTCCAAGGCGGCCGCCCGTTCATCGTCACCGAGCTGCTCGAGGGACGGTCGTTCCGGGAGGTGATCTCCGCCGGCGGCCTGACCAATCGCCAGGTGATCGAGGCCGCGGTCCAGGTCGCGAAAGGGCTTGCGACAGCCCACGAGCACGGCATCGTGCACCGCGATATCAAGCCGGAGAACCTGTTTTTGACTGCCGACGGCACCGTCAAGATCCTCGACTTCGGGCTCGCCAGGCCGGTTGGCCCGGGGGCCCTGCAAGGCCCGGCGGCCGAGGACTCGACCGAGCTGATGATGACGTCGGCGGGGGCGGTGGTGGGCACCACCGCCTACATGTCGCCGGAGCAGGCCCGTGGCCAGCCGGTGGATGCGCGCAGCGACATCTTCTCGTTCGGCGTCGTCCTGTACGAGATGCTGACCGGCTTGAGCCCGTTCCGCCGGCTGACGGCTGCCGACACCGTGTCGGCGGTGCTCGGCGAGGACCCGCCGCCGGCGTCGTCGACGACCTCGAGGGTCACGCCCGCCTTCGACGGCATCGTGCGCCGCTGCCTGCGCAAGCTGCCCGAGGAGCGCTTCCAGTCGGCGCGCGATCTGGGCTTCGCCCTGGAGGCGGTGCTCGAGACCCCCGATCGCAGCTGGCGCGCGCGCTCAGGGCCGAAGACCCTCTACAAGCCGCTCGCCATCATCCCGGTGATCCTGGCCGGCGCGCTCGCCTTCGCGCTGCTTCATACCGGCTATCGGGCGCTGCTCAAGGGCGGGACCGGAACCCCCGCAAGCGCGCCGCCGCGCCTCGTCGTGCTGCCGTTCTCGAACCTCGGCGACGCCGACGAGGCCTACTTCGCCGACGGCATGACCGAGGAGATCACGGCGCGGCTCGCCAGGGTGGCCGGCCTGCGGGTCATCTCGCGGACCAGCGCTGCCACCTATGCGAGTTCCGCTGCGACCGTGGCCGAGATCGGGAAGGCCCTCGACGTCCAGTACGTGCTCGAGGGGTCGGTGCGGTGGACGCGCGGCCCGGAGGTCGGGTCGAGCCGGATCCGGATCACGCCGCAGCTGATCCGGGTCGCCGACGACAGCCACCTGTGGGCCGAGACCTACGACCGCACGCTCGACGATGTGTTCAAGGTGCAGTCGGAGATCGCGCAGGCGGTGGTCTCGAGCCTCGGAGTGACCCTGCTCCCGCCCGAGAGGACCGGGATCGAAGCGGTGCACACCGACAGCGCCGACGCCTACCAGGCCTACCTCCAGGGCCGCTACTACGAGGGGCGGCCGCACTTCACCCACGACGATTGGGCGCGTGGGATGGCGGCGTACCAGCGGGCGGTGGAGCTCGACCCCCGCTTCGCTGCGGCCTGGGCCAAGCTGGCCCGGGGCCACGCACGGGCGTATTACCTGCGTGAGGACCTGTCGGCCGGGCGCCTGCAGAAGGCCACGGCAGCGGCAGACCGGGCCCTCGAGCTCGCTCCCGACGCGCCGGAGGTGCGCCTCGACCTCGGCTACTACTGGATGTGGGCGCAACGCGACGTCGAGCGGGCGCTCGCGGAGCTCGACCGCGCCGAGCAGGGCCTGCCGAACAGTGCCGAGGTGCTGAGCGCGCGCGCCCACGCCTTCGTCCAGCTCGGCCGCTTCGAGGACGCCGTCGCGGACTATCGACGCGCGTTCGAGCTGAGCACTCAGGATGCCAATCTTGCAACCAACGTGGCGTGGATCCTGTGGACCCTGCGCAGCTACCCGGAGGCGCTGGCGGCGGCGAATCAGGCGATCGAGCTTGCTCCCGACGCCGAGTGGCCATACCTCTACAAGGGGTTCATCCACTGGAGCGGGTGGGGCGACCTGGCCGCGGCCCGGGCGACACTGGAGTCGCTCCCCGACCCGGGCAGCGAGTGGGCGCGGTGGAGCTGGTACTGGCAGGAGATGGCGGAAGGGCGCTACCAGGCAGCCATCGACCGGCTGGCGGCGAGCTCGGAGACGTGGATTCTGACCAAGACGTGGGCCCGGCCCAACGCCCTGCTCACGGCGCTCGTCCACGAGCTGCTCGGAGAGGCCGGGCCGGCACGGCAGGACTACGAGGCGGCGCGGAAGGCGCTCGAAGCGGAGGTTGCGCGGCAGCCGGAGGATCCGCGGTTCCACAGCTCGCTGGGCATTGCGCTGGCCGGACTCGGTCAGCGTCAGCAGGCCGTCGCCGAGGGCCGGCGGGCCACCGAGCTGCTGCCGCGGTCCAGGGATGGTTTCTACTACATACCCTCCGCCATCGACCTCGCCCAGATCTACGTCATGGTCGGCGACCACGAGCGCGCGGTCGAGCAGCTCGAGTATCTGCTCACCAACCCGTCCTGGGTCTCCGTCGCCTGGCTCGAGATCGATCCGACCTGGAGCGCGCTGCGCGACGACCCCGCGTTCCAGGAGCTGCTGGAGCGCCATCGGGATATGGCCGACTGA